The stretch of DNA TATTCCTAATAAAGCACCCGATATGCTTTCGAATGCCAAAAGCCATGCAATTGGCGTTGTTTTACCGTCTTTGACCAATCAAGTTTTTGCTGATGTACTAAAAGGTATTGAAATGGTAACTGATACGCATGGTTATCAAACAATGATTGCGCACACGGGTTATAGTGCTGATAAAGAAGAGATGAGGCTGCGTTCATTACTTTCTTATAATGTTGATGGTGTCATTTTAACTGAGCGTTCTCACAACCCCGCAACACTTAAAATGCTAGCGATTGCTGGTATTCCAATTGTTGAAATAATGGATAGTGTGTCACCTTGCATTGATATGGCTGTAGGGTTTGATAATTTTAATGCTGCAAAAAATATGATTAAACGCATGATTGCCAAAGGTCGTAAGCATATTGTTTATTTTAGTGCAAGGCAGGATTATCGTAGTATAATTCGGCAAAAAGCGTATGAAGAGGCGATGCTTGACGCTGGGTTAATTCCTCATACGCTTGCAACAAAAGAGGCATCATCTTACGCTTTAGGAGCTAAATTATTGCATAATGCATTAGACGAATATCCGAATGTTGATGGTGTTTTTAGTACTAACGATGATTTAGCGTTAGGTGTTTTATTTGAGTGCCAACGTTTAGCAATACCAGTTCCTAAGCAGATTGCAATAGTTGGTTTTCATGGTCATGCAATAGGCCAAGCCCTTTCACCTAAACTTGCATCAATACAAACACCTAGAATTGAGATGGGTAAAACGGCAGCAGAATTACTATTAAAACGCATAAATGGTAAAGACGTCATCAATAAGGTTATTGATTTGCCTGTTAAATATCTAGATGGTGAAAGTTTATAAATTATTCCTTTAATCCTAATATTAATTAACATTTTAGCTGGTATTGTTGATATCCCTTCCCTTAATTAAAATTATGATAATGATCACAAATTTTACTTTTCCAAGTTGAATTCGGTTATTATAACGCGGAAAATGTTACCCGTAACACAAAGGCTTATACTAGGATCTTTGATGAAAAATAATAACAAGCAAGTTTTTGTATTAATGGGGGTCTCTGGCTCAGGAAAATCGACCATTGCAAGGCAACTCGCTTATGATTTAGATATCGCGTACTTAGATGGTGATTTTTTGCATCCGAAAGCTAACATTTTAAAAATGGGTAGTTGCATACCGCTTAATGATGAAGATCGTATGCCTTGGCTAAAGCTTATTAATCAAGCAGCTTTTGCTATGAGCAATGTAAATCCTATCTCAGTTATTATTTGCTCGGCCTTAACGCAAAATTACCGCAATGTTATTCGCGATGGCAACGATAATATTTACTTTATTTATCTGAAAGGTGGTTTTGAGACAATTCAAGAAAGACTAAATAAACGTCAGGGGCATTATCAAAAAACGAATATGTTGCAATCACAGTTTAATACGCTAGAAGAGCCTTCAATAGATGAAAAAGATATTTTTGTTGTCGATATAGAGCGGCCTTTAGCTAAGGTAATAGCAGATACTAAATCCATTATTTGCCATGTTTGCCAAATAAGTGAATAGCTAATATTAAATTTAAGCATCAATGAAATCATATTAAAATTAGACAAGTTTAAGAGGTTATAAATGAATTCTACTATACAAGCCGTTACAAACAGGATTATTGCACGTTCGAAAATAACAAGAAACGCTTACCTAAAAAAAATTGAGCAAGCGATGTCAAAAAAAGTCGCTCGCGCTAGTTTATCGTGTAGTAATTTAGCGCACGGTTTTGCCGCTTGTTGTAGTTCTGATAAAGATGATTTAAAAAATATTTTAAAAAGTAATATCGGTATCATCAGTTCATATAATGACATGTTATCTGCTCATCGTCCTTATGAGTTTTATACGGAGCAAATTAAAAAAGAGTTGCGAGAGGTTGGCGCTATAGGGCAAATGGCTGGTGGCGTTCCAGCTATGTGTGATGGGGTTACTCAAGGTGAACCGGGTATGGAAATCTCATTGATGAGTCGCGATATTATTTCAATGTCTGTCGCTGTTGCACTTTCACATAATATGTTTGATGGGGCATTATATTTAGGCATTTGCGATAAAATTGTACCAGGTTTATTTGTGGGATCGATGGCTTTTGGTCATTTACCCGCTATCTTTATACCAGCAGGCCCAATGCCATCAGGCTTGTCAAATAAGGAAAAAGTGAGGATCCGTCAGCTTTACTCTGAAGGTAAAGCAACCCGTGAAGATTTATTAGAATCTGAGTCTGCATCATATCATACAAGCGGAACATGTACTTTTTATGGTACTGCTAATAGTAACCAAATGGTAATTGAATTAATGGGATTACATTTGCCTGGCGCTGCATTTGTTCATCCAGAAACCACATTGAGATTTGAGCTCACAAATGCAGCTGCAAGGCAAATTACACGTTTAACCGAGCAATCAGGTAATTATATGCCGGTTGGAAAAATGGTTGATGAGCGAGTTATTGTTAATGGCTTAGTTGCATTACTTGCAACCGGTGGTTCAACAAATTTAACTATGCATTTGGTTGCAATGGCAAAAGCGGCGGGTATTATTATCAATTGGGATGATATTTCCGATTTGTCTGAAGTCGTACCTCTACTTTGCAAAATTTATCCTAATGGCCCTGCTGATATCAACTACTTCCAAGCTGCTGGTGGTACGTCTGTTTTGATTCGGGAACTATTAGCTGGCGGCCTATTACATGAAGATGTTGAAACTGTTGTTGGCCGTGGATTAAGCCGTTATACCAAAGAACCAATTTTAGAAAATGGTAAACTAATTTATCGAGATGGCCCATTAAAATCGTTAGATGATAAGGTTATCGCTTCATTTGAGAAGCCATTTAATTCGCATGGTGGTTTAAAAGTGATGTCCGGTAACTTAGGTCGAGCAGTAATGAAAACATCAGCAATTGAGCCAGATCATCAAATTATTGAAGCCCCAGCCGTTGTATTTAATAGTCAATACGATCTTGATGCTGATTTTAAAGCAGGTAAATTGGATAAAAACTGCGTTGTTGTTGTTCGTTATCAAGGACCAAAAGCAATTGGTATGCCAGAGCTGCATAAATTAATTACCCCATTAGGTGTTTTGCAAGATCGTGGTTACAAAGTTGCGTTGTTAACAGATGGCAGATTGTCTGGTGCATCAGGTAAGGTTCCTGCGGCTATTCATGTCACACCAGAAGCCTATATTGGTGGATTACTTAACAGAGTTCAAGATGGAGATATTATTCGCGTTAATGGTCAAAGTGGTGAAATGACGTTATTAGTTGATCCAAAAGAGTTGGCTACAAGGATCCCCGAAAAGTTTAATCTCACTGACTCTTATCATGGTTTTGGCCGCGAGCTATTTTCTGTTATTCGTGAAAACTTAGCTTCAGCAGAAGAAGGTGCAGTAAGTTTTTAAACTAAGATTATTATAGTGTAAATGCGCTAATTTATTTTCACTATAATAGTATGTTACAACAAAAAAATAACGAATTAATTATAAAATCTAAGGTTTGCTAATCTATAACAATAGTATAGATTGGCTTACCACAACATACCGATAAGTAAATATGCTCAAGTTTTTGATGATAAAGGTAAAACTCTGTTGCAAATTTAGCACTAGCCTTTTGTGCTGGCATCATGATTTCAAGTTCTTTCATCTGCCATACGCCTTTAGCATAAAGTTTTAGAGCTGATTCACGCAGAGTCCATAGTTGCCAAAATGCAGAGAGTATATTAATTTGTTTATTCAACCAGATGTTTTCTTGCTCTGAAAAAAACTGTTTGGCAATAGTGAGTATATTTTTTCTTGGTCTATCAAATTCAATATCTAATCCAACTCTTCCTACTGAACTTATTGCAACGGCAATAAAATCACCGCTATGACTAATATTAAAATCGGGTAAATGAGATTTTTCAAATTGGGGGCGGCTATTCTCGGCAATTTTGATATTTGGTAGTGATACAATATCTAAGTGTCTATTAAGTAGTTGCGCCAATAAATATCGACATGCAACAAACTGCTTTTGTTTATTTGATGAAAAATTTTCTGCTTGTTTAATCACTTGTGATGATAGCAATGTTGATTGTAACATCGTGGCTAAATCGAGATCGTTTAGGTTCGCAGTTTGAATAAAAACAAAATTTTGGCACATAAATTAGATAGATTAAGAAAATTTTTACTATTCTAACAGGATTTTGGAGAGTTGTTTTAAAACATGTTATGCTAATTAGTATTATATGTTTTTATAAATTTAGCTAAAAATCATTATTTATCTTTTTCGAGAAGCCAATATGAAATTTCCTAAAATAATGCAAACGAAATTAATTAGTGCCGGCCGTAAAAACCGTTATACACAAGGTTCAGTAAATAGCGTAATTCAACGAGCATCATCGCTTGTTTTTGATTCTGTTGAAGCTAAAAAGGATGCGGCAAAACATCGCACGGAAGGTGCACTCTATTATGGGCGTAGAGGAACGTTAACCCACTTTTCATTGCAAGATGCGATGTGTGAGCTTGAAGGTGGTGCGGGTTGTTATCTTTACCCTTGTGGCGCGGCAGCGGTGACAAATTCAATCTTAGCATTTGTTAAAGCAGGTGATCATGTTTTATTATCTGAAGGGGCCTACGAGCCTACGCATGATTTTTGTGATCGTATACTTAAAGATTTAGATATTGAAACTAGCTATTTCCCGGCTTTAATTGGCGAACATATTACAACGTATATTAAATCAAATACAAAAGTATTATTTTTAGAAGCACCAAGTTCAATCACAATGGAAGTTCACGATATTCCAGCAATAGTCGCTGCTGCGCGTAAAATTAATCCACAAATTATTATTATGATTGATAATACTTGGAGTGCCGGCGTTTTATTTAAAGCACTTGAATATGATATCGATATTTCAATTCAAGCGGGCACCAAATATTTAGTTGGCCATTCAGATGCAATGATTGGTACAGCTGTTGCTAATGCGCGATGTTGGCCACAGCTTCGTGAGCGCTCTTATCTTATGGGACAAATGTGTGATGCTGATACTGCTTATATTACAGCTAGAGGACTTAGGACTTTAGCTGTTCGCTTAATGCAACATCAAAAAAGTAGTTTAAAAGTTGCAAAGTGGCTTGCCAAGCATCCAAAAGTAGAAAAAGTAAACCACCCAGCATTATCAAGTTGTGAAGGCTATCAATTTTTTAGGCGTGATTTTTTAGGTTACAGTGGACTATTTTCATTTATTTTAACCGACCGCCTTTCTGATGCTCAATTAGCTGATTTTTTAGATCAGTTTAAGTTATTCTCAATGGCTTATTCTTGGGGCGGGTTTGAATCATTAATTTTAGCCCATCAACCTGAAGAAATCGCTCAAATTAGGCCTGTTACTGGCGTCAATTTTGATGGTACATTGATTCGCTTGCATATTGGCCTTGAAGATCCTGATGATTTAATTACTGATTTAGAATCGGGACTCAATCGTATCACGCTCAGTAAAAATAAGATGTCAACGTTATAATCTCGGTATAGGTGCATGAAAAATTCTTTAATA from Orbaceae bacterium lpD04 encodes:
- the gntR gene encoding gluconate operon transcriptional repressor GntR → MNKKRRSGLIEIANLAGVSKMTVSRFLRDPNLVSKLLQVKIAAVIDDLGYIPNKAPDMLSNAKSHAIGVVLPSLTNQVFADVLKGIEMVTDTHGYQTMIAHTGYSADKEEMRLRSLLSYNVDGVILTERSHNPATLKMLAIAGIPIVEIMDSVSPCIDMAVGFDNFNAAKNMIKRMIAKGRKHIVYFSARQDYRSIIRQKAYEEAMLDAGLIPHTLATKEASSYALGAKLLHNALDEYPNVDGVFSTNDDLALGVLFECQRLAIPVPKQIAIVGFHGHAIGQALSPKLASIQTPRIEMGKTAAELLLKRINGKDVINKVIDLPVKYLDGESL
- a CDS encoding gluconokinase, GntK/IdnK-type; translated protein: MKNNNKQVFVLMGVSGSGKSTIARQLAYDLDIAYLDGDFLHPKANILKMGSCIPLNDEDRMPWLKLINQAAFAMSNVNPISVIICSALTQNYRNVIRDGNDNIYFIYLKGGFETIQERLNKRQGHYQKTNMLQSQFNTLEEPSIDEKDIFVVDIERPLAKVIADTKSIICHVCQISE
- the edd gene encoding phosphogluconate dehydratase; its protein translation is MNSTIQAVTNRIIARSKITRNAYLKKIEQAMSKKVARASLSCSNLAHGFAACCSSDKDDLKNILKSNIGIISSYNDMLSAHRPYEFYTEQIKKELREVGAIGQMAGGVPAMCDGVTQGEPGMEISLMSRDIISMSVAVALSHNMFDGALYLGICDKIVPGLFVGSMAFGHLPAIFIPAGPMPSGLSNKEKVRIRQLYSEGKATREDLLESESASYHTSGTCTFYGTANSNQMVIELMGLHLPGAAFVHPETTLRFELTNAAARQITRLTEQSGNYMPVGKMVDERVIVNGLVALLATGGSTNLTMHLVAMAKAAGIIINWDDISDLSEVVPLLCKIYPNGPADINYFQAAGGTSVLIRELLAGGLLHEDVETVVGRGLSRYTKEPILENGKLIYRDGPLKSLDDKVIASFEKPFNSHGGLKVMSGNLGRAVMKTSAIEPDHQIIEAPAVVFNSQYDLDADFKAGKLDKNCVVVVRYQGPKAIGMPELHKLITPLGVLQDRGYKVALLTDGRLSGASGKVPAAIHVTPEAYIGGLLNRVQDGDIIRVNGQSGEMTLLVDPKELATRIPEKFNLTDSYHGFGRELFSVIRENLASAEEGAVSF
- a CDS encoding 4'-phosphopantetheinyl transferase superfamily protein, which codes for MLQSTLLSSQVIKQAENFSSNKQKQFVACRYLLAQLLNRHLDIVSLPNIKIAENSRPQFEKSHLPDFNISHSGDFIAVAISSVGRVGLDIEFDRPRKNILTIAKQFFSEQENIWLNKQINILSAFWQLWTLRESALKLYAKGVWQMKELEIMMPAQKASAKFATEFYLYHQKLEHIYLSVCCGKPIYTIVID
- the metC gene encoding cystathionine beta-lyase, whose translation is MKFPKIMQTKLISAGRKNRYTQGSVNSVIQRASSLVFDSVEAKKDAAKHRTEGALYYGRRGTLTHFSLQDAMCELEGGAGCYLYPCGAAAVTNSILAFVKAGDHVLLSEGAYEPTHDFCDRILKDLDIETSYFPALIGEHITTYIKSNTKVLFLEAPSSITMEVHDIPAIVAAARKINPQIIIMIDNTWSAGVLFKALEYDIDISIQAGTKYLVGHSDAMIGTAVANARCWPQLRERSYLMGQMCDADTAYITARGLRTLAVRLMQHQKSSLKVAKWLAKHPKVEKVNHPALSSCEGYQFFRRDFLGYSGLFSFILTDRLSDAQLADFLDQFKLFSMAYSWGGFESLILAHQPEEIAQIRPVTGVNFDGTLIRLHIGLEDPDDLITDLESGLNRITLSKNKMSTL